Proteins from a single region of Paenibacillus sp. BIHB 4019:
- a CDS encoding WcaF family extracellular polysaccharide biosynthesis acetyltransferase: MKNLIRLDQYEQAGYSRGRSGAYVLLWWLIQGTLFRFSLHNMYAWRSFLLRLFGANIGKDVLIRSTAKFTYPWKVSIGDFSWIGDHVQFYSLDEIVVGSHCVISQNAYLCTGSHKINDPAFSLEVRPIVIKDGAWVASDVFVYPGVILHEMAVAAARSTVLKSIPANEIHAGYPAQYLRERFAKEVMA, from the coding sequence ATGAAAAATCTCATTCGCTTGGACCAGTATGAGCAGGCTGGCTATTCAAGGGGCAGAAGCGGCGCTTATGTTTTGTTATGGTGGCTCATTCAAGGCACGCTGTTCCGGTTTTCCCTGCACAATATGTATGCGTGGCGAAGCTTTCTGCTTCGTCTGTTTGGCGCGAATATCGGCAAGGACGTCTTAATTCGCTCAACGGCCAAGTTCACGTATCCCTGGAAGGTCAGCATTGGCGATTTTTCCTGGATCGGTGATCATGTCCAGTTTTATAGCTTGGATGAAATTGTAGTGGGCAGCCACTGCGTCATTTCGCAAAATGCTTATTTATGCACAGGCAGCCATAAAATCAATGATCCAGCTTTTTCGCTGGAGGTTCGGCCGATTGTTATTAAAGACGGCGCTTGGGTGGCGAGCGATGTATTCGTTTATCCCGGTGTCATCCTGCATGAAATGGCCGTTGCGGCAGCAAGAAGCACGGTGCTGAAAAGCATCCCGGCCAATGAAATTCATGCCGGTTATCCGGCGCAATATTTAAGAGAGCGATTCGCGAAAGAGGTCATGGCATGA
- the gmd gene encoding GDP-mannose 4,6-dehydratase codes for MKRALVTGVTGQDGSYLAEFLLEKGYKVYGMRRRTSTPNYENVAHIKNQIEWISGDLTDLASLIEAVRISDPDEVYNLAAQSFVAASWPQPLATAQLTALAVTNMLEAVRIVKPEARFYQASSSEMYGKVQETPQKETTPFYPRSPYGVAKVYGHWITVNYRESFNMFACSGILFNHESPRRGLEFVTRKVTDAVARIKLGVQNELRMGNLDALRDWGYAGDYIKAMWLMLQQDEADDFVISTGEMHTVRELLEVAFSYVGLDYSKYVVIDPEFVRPAEVDLLLGDCTKAKEQLGWELEVGFQQLIHMMVDEDLKRVRAETAYNNSLIGAAGAGV; via the coding sequence ATGAAGAGAGCGCTAGTAACTGGTGTAACCGGGCAGGACGGATCATATTTGGCAGAATTTTTGCTGGAAAAAGGCTACAAGGTGTATGGCATGAGAAGAAGAACAAGCACGCCAAACTATGAAAATGTCGCACATATTAAAAATCAGATCGAATGGATTTCCGGCGATTTGACGGATCTTGCTTCTTTGATCGAAGCGGTACGCATTTCCGATCCGGATGAGGTATATAACTTGGCGGCTCAATCGTTCGTAGCCGCTTCTTGGCCACAGCCGCTCGCTACCGCGCAGCTGACGGCGCTTGCGGTTACCAATATGCTGGAAGCCGTGCGCATCGTTAAGCCGGAAGCGCGTTTCTATCAAGCATCCAGCAGCGAAATGTATGGCAAGGTGCAAGAGACGCCGCAAAAGGAAACGACTCCTTTTTATCCGCGCAGTCCCTATGGCGTTGCCAAAGTATATGGCCACTGGATTACGGTCAATTACCGCGAAAGCTTTAATATGTTCGCCTGCTCGGGCATTTTGTTCAACCATGAATCGCCTCGGCGCGGCCTGGAGTTCGTAACGCGCAAAGTAACGGACGCCGTAGCCCGCATTAAGCTCGGTGTGCAAAATGAGCTGCGCATGGGCAATTTGGATGCGCTGCGCGATTGGGGCTACGCAGGAGATTATATTAAAGCAATGTGGCTGATGCTCCAGCAGGATGAAGCGGATGATTTCGTTATTTCGACGGGGGAAATGCACACGGTTCGCGAGCTGCTGGAGGTTGCGTTTTCCTATGTGGGGCTTGATTACAGCAAATATGTCGTCATTGATCCTGAATTTGTACGTCCGGCAGAAGTCGATCTGCTGCTGGGTGATTGCACAAAAGCGAAAGAGCAGCTTGGCTGGGAGCTGGAGGTTGGTTTTCAGCAGTTGATTCATATGATGGTAGATGAGGATTTGAAACGGGTTCGTGCAGAAACAGCCTATAACAACAGCTTGATTGGCGCAGCAGGAGCAGGCGTTTAA
- a CDS encoding glycosyltransferase, translated as MPGARGTNGRLTTIGYYISDYGYGHATRSIALIRTLLLYSPRRYRLIICSGKTLSFIQASLAEYSAEYSPERIEFRSCSSDLGYVLGGGTGSVEPDQERFKLGYEQYMAGFSAEVRREADFMMSERLDMVISDISPIPIAAASLAGVKSVGISNFTWHTAYAAFVEREQLAPLRQAYEQLDYFIPLAGSGTEERKWAAGGGPEAGFYCRTPQAAEVQRIVRELNPDGGKTIVYFALGMGIETEALDSLSLWNDQSYVFIVSENMRVNGPNIFRIPQGYTESQNYAAAADLIISKPGWGVVGEAVSLGKPLIVLARTSMTEDRNTILALQGKHPHMLVTWQALRELSLQQSLSQLTMEGWSRGASIAMNERCKYQIVQWIEQIADETNADRTYRTSV; from the coding sequence ATGCCTGGCGCTCGCGGCACGAACGGCCGTTTAACAACGATTGGCTATTATATTTCGGATTATGGCTATGGCCACGCAACGCGCAGCATTGCGCTTATTCGAACGCTGCTGCTTTATTCGCCGCGGCGTTACCGGCTCATAATCTGCTCGGGCAAAACGCTTTCCTTTATTCAGGCTTCATTAGCGGAATACAGCGCTGAATATAGCCCGGAACGGATAGAGTTCCGCAGCTGTTCATCGGATCTTGGCTATGTGCTTGGCGGAGGAACAGGCTCGGTTGAGCCTGATCAGGAAAGGTTCAAGCTAGGTTATGAGCAATATATGGCTGGGTTCTCAGCTGAGGTAAGGCGAGAAGCCGATTTTATGATGAGTGAGCGGCTGGATATGGTCATTTCGGATATTTCTCCGATTCCGATTGCTGCAGCCTCGCTTGCAGGAGTGAAATCGGTGGGCATATCCAACTTCACCTGGCATACCGCATATGCGGCTTTTGTGGAGCGGGAGCAGTTGGCGCCGCTGCGCCAGGCGTATGAACAGCTGGACTATTTTATTCCGCTTGCCGGATCGGGTACTGAGGAACGGAAATGGGCAGCGGGTGGCGGGCCGGAGGCAGGCTTTTATTGCCGAACGCCGCAAGCGGCTGAGGTGCAGCGGATCGTGCGGGAGCTGAATCCGGACGGCGGCAAAACGATCGTTTATTTTGCCCTAGGCATGGGAATAGAGACAGAAGCGCTGGACTCGCTTTCTCTGTGGAACGATCAGTCCTATGTATTTATCGTATCGGAAAATATGCGGGTGAATGGGCCGAATATTTTCCGAATTCCGCAAGGCTACACCGAATCGCAAAATTACGCGGCGGCGGCGGATCTCATCATTTCGAAGCCAGGCTGGGGTGTAGTCGGAGAGGCGGTCTCGCTAGGGAAGCCATTGATTGTGCTGGCCAGGACATCCATGACGGAGGATCGGAATACGATTCTAGCATTGCAGGGCAAGCATCCGCATATGCTGGTAACTTGGCAGGCACTAAGAGAGCTGAGCCTACAGCAAAGCTTATCGCAGCTAACAATGGAAGGATGGAGCCGTGGCGCTTCTATCGCCATGAATGAGCGGTGTAAATACCAGATTGTTCAATGGATTGAGCAAATTGCCGATGAAACGAATGCCGATCGTACCTATCGCACCTCGGTTTAG
- a CDS encoding glycosyltransferase family 4 protein yields the protein MENILYIQPYASHVGGVDTVLLQLVQGLDQAKYKPYVVLPEWSPYVEKYEASGATVLFAALAVFGKPTDALYYFRNMVMLVKSMRALRKIVKQYQIKLIHSHKMEVIGGNIVGKMLGIPTLQTVHELPRKPLIAYKFVGYLDHLFNDRIIVLCERSKIMFQWGGHTSKKLIKIHNGIEVIAPSATPALSETAHSQLREELNLAETDRIVITVARLSPMKGIEYLLKAAHLMKRKKVEQNLHFVIVGDVAFDTDQEYKQGLLAMALQYKLDNVHFLGMRRDVADLLQQADLFVLPSVYDIFPTVLLEAMAASLPIVATDVGGVPEMLNGANGLLVPPQDELALQKAITSIFEQNYKLMGEEGYSLLQQSFTREQYVKRTTAVYEELLNIG from the coding sequence GTGGAAAATATTCTTTATATTCAGCCGTATGCAAGCCATGTCGGCGGTGTGGATACGGTGCTGCTGCAGCTGGTTCAAGGTCTGGATCAGGCGAAATACAAGCCTTATGTGGTGCTGCCGGAATGGAGCCCTTATGTGGAGAAATATGAGGCGAGCGGAGCAACGGTGCTGTTCGCAGCTCTTGCCGTCTTCGGCAAGCCGACCGATGCGCTTTATTATTTTCGCAATATGGTTATGCTTGTAAAATCGATGCGGGCACTGCGAAAAATCGTCAAGCAGTATCAAATTAAGCTTATTCATTCGCATAAAATGGAAGTCATTGGCGGCAATATTGTCGGTAAAATGCTCGGTATTCCTACGCTGCAAACCGTTCATGAGCTGCCTAGAAAGCCGCTGATCGCCTATAAATTTGTCGGCTATCTGGACCATCTGTTCAATGACCGCATTATCGTCTTATGCGAACGCAGCAAAATCATGTTTCAGTGGGGCGGCCATACGTCAAAGAAGCTGATCAAAATACATAATGGCATTGAGGTGATCGCGCCCTCCGCGACCCCCGCGCTTAGTGAAACGGCCCACAGCCAGCTGCGCGAGGAGCTGAATTTGGCCGAGACAGACCGCATCGTCATTACGGTGGCAAGGCTGTCGCCGATGAAAGGCATTGAATATTTGCTCAAGGCTGCGCACTTGATGAAGAGGAAGAAAGTCGAGCAAAACCTGCATTTTGTCATCGTAGGCGATGTTGCCTTCGATACGGATCAGGAATATAAGCAAGGCTTGCTTGCTATGGCCCTGCAATATAAGCTCGACAATGTGCATTTCCTCGGCATGCGCAGGGATGTTGCCGATTTGCTGCAGCAGGCGGATTTGTTCGTGCTGCCGTCAGTCTATGATATTTTTCCGACGGTGCTGCTGGAAGCGATGGCGGCTTCGCTGCCGATCGTAGCGACCGATGTTGGCGGCGTGCCAGAAATGCTGAATGGGGCGAACGGCCTGCTTGTGCCGCCGCAGGATGAGCTGGCGCTTCAAAAGGCGATAACGAGCATTTTTGAACAAAATTACAAGCTGATGGGGGAAGAAGGCTATTCGCTGCTCCAGCAATCCTTCACCCGGGAGCAATATGTGAAACGAACGACGGCGGTTTATGAGGAGTTGTTGAACATCGGATGA
- a CDS encoding glycosyltransferase family 4 protein, with protein sequence MKPNIVFVINYFYPDFASTGQLLTELCLYLQDDFNITVIAAQSEQGEKEAEAAGDKRRVVYDQLEDIQIIRIRLPKVDKRNKLSRLRYIASYFFHANIQLLKQKKVHFIYTISQPPILGGLIGTIGKTLKRSKHIYNIQDFNPEQAAAAGYMNNKAVLGLARWVDTLNCKYADHIITVGYDMQDTLLKRFASRRVTDNTVINNWTNEEEIIPLSKEHPQVQAFLREHDWQNKFVIMYSGNLGLYYDLENLVELASRFRDYPNVIFAFIGEGAVKKQMQDYVQRERLANVAFLPFQPKEQLRYSLNAADVHLVVNQKGIKGVSVPSKIYGVMAAGKPVLGVLEQGSEAHRIIEESGCGIVAEPQQYTEIARKLNAMIELGGAELEELGLSGRDYLEAHLRKEISLNKYRKLLLSI encoded by the coding sequence ATGAAGCCTAATATCGTATTCGTAATAAATTATTTTTATCCGGATTTCGCTTCTACGGGGCAGCTGCTGACGGAGCTGTGCTTATATTTGCAGGATGATTTCAACATCACGGTCATCGCGGCGCAGTCCGAGCAGGGCGAGAAGGAAGCGGAAGCTGCGGGTGACAAACGGCGGGTCGTCTATGACCAGTTAGAGGACATTCAAATTATTCGCATTCGTCTGCCTAAGGTAGATAAAAGGAACAAGCTGAGTAGGCTGCGTTATATCGCATCCTACTTTTTTCATGCCAATATTCAGCTGCTGAAGCAGAAAAAGGTTCATTTTATTTATACGATATCGCAGCCGCCGATTTTGGGCGGATTGATCGGAACCATTGGCAAGACGCTTAAGCGCTCCAAGCATATTTACAACATTCAGGATTTCAACCCTGAGCAGGCAGCAGCCGCAGGCTATATGAACAATAAAGCGGTGCTCGGGCTGGCGCGCTGGGTGGACACCCTGAACTGCAAATACGCCGATCATATCATTACGGTTGGCTATGACATGCAGGATACCCTTCTTAAACGTTTTGCCAGCCGGAGAGTGACGGACAATACGGTCATTAACAACTGGACGAATGAAGAGGAAATTATTCCGCTATCCAAGGAGCATCCACAGGTTCAAGCGTTTCTTCGCGAGCATGATTGGCAAAATAAATTCGTTATTATGTATTCAGGAAATTTAGGCCTGTATTATGACTTGGAAAATTTGGTTGAGCTTGCGAGCCGGTTTCGGGATTACCCGAATGTTATTTTCGCCTTCATCGGCGAAGGCGCTGTAAAGAAGCAGATGCAGGATTATGTGCAGCGGGAGCGGCTCGCGAACGTTGCCTTTTTGCCTTTTCAGCCGAAGGAGCAGCTCAGGTATTCGCTTAATGCGGCGGATGTGCATCTCGTCGTGAACCAGAAGGGCATCAAGGGCGTGTCGGTTCCGAGCAAAATTTATGGTGTCATGGCTGCAGGCAAGCCGGTTCTAGGTGTATTGGAGCAGGGCAGCGAGGCGCACCGGATTATTGAAGAGAGCGGCTGCGGCATCGTGGCGGAGCCGCAGCAGTACACGGAAATTGCGCGAAAGCTGAATGCGATGATTGAGCTTGGCGGCGCGGAGCTGGAGGAGCTGGGGCTCAGTGGCCGGGATTATTTGGAGGCGCATTTGCGCAAGGAAATATCGCTTAATAAGTATCGCAAGCTGCTGCTTTCAATATAA
- a CDS encoding glycosyltransferase family 4 protein — MNKVLLLTNTIAPYRIPVLNKLHRDDNTSLTVWYLEEKEQNRKWDIDYGEIEYAYKCLPGVHAFIQKLDMGVHINPGIFWRLMKHNPDVVITSGYDSPGYWSALFYSKLFRKKFIVWWGSTLESSRVQNKLVNTVRKVFFKLTDSFITYGTQSAECLEYYGVSKDKIVIGYNTVDIRFFHKKYTEHKQSKLRSDEGPIKLLFIGQLIERKGLAQIIDAIQQTHSDAAWQLTIVGSGPDEQKLKARVEQYGLTGQISFEGYKQKNELIGYLVEADCLIFPSLIEVWGLVVNEALSTNTFVLASKYAGATKDIIVDKQNGLIIDPLDPQNLKESMDWVFANKRYIQSSWKLKFGLWRKMHPNYYARAVSSAVNRALSTEG, encoded by the coding sequence ATGAACAAGGTACTTCTTCTAACCAATACGATTGCGCCCTATCGCATACCCGTATTAAACAAGCTGCATCGTGATGACAATACGAGCCTGACGGTCTGGTATTTGGAGGAGAAGGAGCAGAATCGCAAGTGGGATATTGATTATGGCGAAATCGAATATGCGTACAAATGTCTGCCGGGCGTCCATGCTTTTATTCAAAAGCTGGATATGGGCGTTCATATTAATCCCGGCATTTTTTGGCGGCTGATGAAGCATAATCCCGATGTCGTTATCACCTCCGGCTACGATTCGCCTGGCTATTGGTCAGCGCTGTTTTACAGCAAGCTGTTCCGGAAGAAATTTATCGTCTGGTGGGGCAGCACGCTGGAAAGCAGCCGCGTACAGAATAAACTGGTGAACACGGTGCGCAAAGTGTTTTTCAAGCTAACGGATTCCTTTATTACATATGGGACACAGTCAGCAGAATGCCTGGAGTATTACGGCGTCAGCAAGGATAAAATCGTCATTGGCTACAATACGGTGGACATTCGATTTTTTCATAAAAAATATACCGAGCATAAGCAGAGCAAGCTGCGCAGCGATGAGGGGCCGATCAAGCTGCTTTTCATTGGACAGTTGATTGAACGCAAAGGTCTCGCGCAAATTATTGATGCCATCCAGCAGACGCATAGCGATGCGGCCTGGCAGCTGACCATTGTCGGCTCCGGTCCGGATGAGCAGAAGCTCAAGGCACGTGTAGAGCAATATGGGCTAACGGGGCAGATCAGCTTCGAAGGCTATAAGCAGAAAAATGAGCTGATTGGATATTTGGTGGAAGCCGATTGCCTGATTTTCCCTTCCTTAATCGAGGTGTGGGGGCTCGTCGTCAACGAGGCGTTAAGCACGAATACGTTTGTCCTGGCGTCCAAATACGCGGGAGCAACGAAGGACATTATCGTCGATAAGCAAAATGGCCTCATTATTGATCCGCTTGATCCGCAAAACTTAAAGGAATCGATGGACTGGGTGTTCGCAAACAAACGGTATATTCAGTCGAGCTGGAAGCTGAAGTTTGGGCTGTGGCGCAAAATGCACCCGAATTATTATGCCAGAGCCGTATCATCTGCCGTAAACCGGGCTTTGTCAACGGAGGGATAG
- a CDS encoding O-antigen ligase family protein, with protein sequence MQNSLIKSAGSFNIAIFLIALLPVTNIIKGGSGTVSPVMDITLLSYIALYIICFFKVLFHHAPIHFVKSDFITLFWSAVVLISVLYSEYTVFAIGKMSRFILFSVGLMLISRIVMQTKEDIDKLLAYILYSWFGVELYIIIDFVLSGAPLGRYAFFNVHPLPMAMTGVVVLLLAFIQLLQQKINSLLAIIIISSSLMCIIISASRGPLVALLLTLVMLLPLILRKLKLKLLVTLGFSVVLLSQLPFVKNQFDYFYNRLMNSAGDDDQSGMRRYFIQDLYMDSFYDNPLLGAGINGVTPVVSSHNMFIDVLGENGGVLFLILVVMVALFIIDFIKTIWVAADYTKIILVSLLMLNLWSLQFSWSYTENKYFFVILAAYFTYGRIMKSTKKSAGSGAAPDPQSDQTQPAISNNSLNKSLGLNKNLGLNLRAINSAVLQKKGD encoded by the coding sequence ATGCAAAACAGCCTGATTAAAAGCGCCGGCAGCTTCAATATCGCTATCTTCCTGATTGCTCTTCTGCCCGTCACCAACATTATTAAAGGCGGGTCGGGGACAGTCTCACCCGTTATGGATATTACGCTGTTAAGCTACATTGCGCTGTATATCATTTGTTTTTTCAAGGTCTTGTTCCACCATGCACCTATCCATTTTGTGAAAAGCGACTTTATTACGTTGTTCTGGAGCGCGGTAGTCCTTATAAGCGTGCTGTATTCGGAATACACCGTGTTTGCAATTGGCAAAATGTCGCGATTTATTTTGTTTAGTGTCGGGCTGATGCTCATTTCCCGAATTGTGATGCAGACGAAGGAAGATATCGACAAGCTGCTAGCGTATATTTTGTACAGCTGGTTTGGAGTTGAGTTGTATATCATCATTGACTTTGTGCTGTCGGGTGCGCCTCTCGGGCGTTATGCCTTCTTTAATGTGCATCCGCTGCCGATGGCGATGACGGGTGTTGTTGTGCTGCTGCTTGCTTTTATTCAGCTATTGCAGCAAAAAATAAACAGCCTGCTGGCGATTATTATTATTTCCTCGAGCTTAATGTGCATCATTATTAGTGCCTCACGTGGGCCGCTTGTGGCGCTGCTGCTTACGCTAGTTATGCTGCTGCCGCTAATCTTGCGCAAATTAAAGCTCAAGCTGCTCGTTACGCTTGGTTTTTCGGTTGTGCTGCTGTCGCAGCTGCCGTTTGTTAAAAACCAATTTGATTATTTCTACAATCGCCTGATGAATTCAGCCGGAGATGATGACCAGTCGGGGATGAGGCGTTATTTTATCCAGGACCTGTATATGGACTCTTTTTACGATAATCCGCTGCTGGGGGCGGGCATTAACGGCGTTACGCCTGTCGTGTCCTCTCACAATATGTTTATTGATGTGCTTGGCGAAAATGGCGGTGTGCTGTTCCTCATTTTGGTCGTGATGGTCGCGCTGTTTATTATTGATTTTATTAAGACGATTTGGGTAGCGGCCGATTATACGAAAATTATTCTGGTCTCGCTATTGATGCTGAATTTATGGAGTTTGCAGTTCAGTTGGAGCTATACGGAAAATAAATATTTTTTCGTTATTTTGGCGGCGTATTTTACGTACGGCCGGATAATGAAGTCTACAAAAAAAAGTGCAGGCTCAGGTGCTGCCCCAGATCCACAGTCAGACCAGACGCAGCCAGCAATTTCGAATAATAGTTTGAACAAGAGCCTAGGCTTGAACAAAAATTTGGGCCTAAATCTGCGTGCTATAAATTCAGCTGTACTTCAGAAAAAGGGAGATTGA
- a CDS encoding sugar phosphate nucleotidyltransferase: MKLVLLSGGSGKRLWPLSNDARSKQFLKVLENENQEMVSMVQRVWGQINENGLGDSSYIATSQAQIEMMQTQISLDVPLIIEPDRRDTFAAIALAATYLYSHAGVGLDEAVAILPVDPYVESHFFEAVKQLEEVLNRSDAEIALIGVKPTYPSSKYGYIIPEKAASTAAGTAMPSKADGEYVAVSHFREKPTEEIAERLIADNAFWNCGVFAFKLGYVIELLASRGLPIQYEELAKQYQLLPKISFDYEVVEKASSIVVLPYEGYWKDLGTWNTLTEEMQNKQIGRGIISEDCINTHLINEIDIPVSILGLSNVVVAVSPDGILVTDKSASPRIKDFISSDQGPMYIERQWGWIRVLDDRTYEDGRCVSTKRVGIQLGKNLSYRLHSAREEVWTIVKGSGEFIQNGNFMRVGAGNVLHIPMKMLHSIRALTELEIIVVQSGMAEERNQVVEIYHTWDEVSEHCIKV, from the coding sequence ATGAAGCTGGTATTATTGTCCGGAGGTTCAGGCAAGCGTCTATGGCCGTTATCGAATGATGCGAGATCGAAGCAATTTCTGAAGGTGCTGGAAAATGAGAACCAGGAAATGGTTTCCATGGTGCAGCGTGTATGGGGACAAATTAATGAAAATGGCTTGGGCGATTCCAGTTATATTGCGACGAGCCAGGCCCAAATCGAAATGATGCAGACCCAAATTTCACTGGACGTTCCGCTCATTATCGAGCCGGATCGGCGGGATACATTCGCGGCGATAGCGCTGGCCGCCACCTATCTATATTCCCATGCGGGAGTAGGGCTGGATGAGGCAGTGGCGATTTTGCCCGTTGATCCCTATGTGGAAAGCCATTTTTTTGAAGCGGTAAAGCAACTGGAGGAGGTTCTGAACCGCTCGGATGCCGAGATTGCGCTCATTGGCGTGAAACCAACGTATCCGTCGTCCAAATACGGCTATATTATACCGGAAAAGGCTGCTTCAACAGCAGCGGGTACGGCGATGCCAAGCAAGGCAGACGGTGAATATGTTGCGGTCAGCCACTTCCGGGAAAAACCGACGGAGGAAATCGCTGAGCGGCTTATTGCCGACAATGCCTTCTGGAATTGTGGCGTTTTTGCCTTCAAGCTGGGTTATGTGATTGAGCTGCTGGCGAGCAGAGGGCTGCCGATTCAATATGAGGAGCTTGCGAAGCAATACCAGCTGCTGCCGAAAATCAGCTTTGATTATGAAGTAGTCGAGAAGGCGTCGAGCATCGTCGTTCTGCCTTATGAGGGCTACTGGAAAGACCTTGGCACGTGGAATACGCTGACCGAAGAAATGCAGAACAAGCAAATAGGCAGAGGCATTATCAGCGAGGATTGCATTAACACGCATCTGATTAATGAAATCGATATCCCCGTTTCCATTCTCGGCTTGTCAAATGTTGTAGTCGCGGTGAGTCCCGATGGCATATTGGTGACCGATAAAAGCGCGAGTCCGCGCATTAAAGATTTTATCAGCTCCGACCAGGGGCCGATGTATATCGAGCGCCAATGGGGCTGGATCAGAGTGCTTGACGACCGCACTTATGAGGATGGCCGCTGTGTATCTACGAAGCGCGTAGGCATTCAGCTCGGCAAAAACCTCAGCTATCGCCTGCATTCGGCGCGCGAGGAAGTGTGGACCATCGTCAAAGGCAGCGGCGAGTTTATTCAAAATGGCAATTTTATGCGCGTCGGTGCGGGCAATGTGCTGCATATTCCGATGAAGATGCTGCACAGCATCCGTGCATTGACGGAGCTTGAGATTATAGTCGTGCAAAGCGGCATGGCTGAGGAGCGCAATCAGGTTGTGGAAATTTATCATACCTGGGACGAAGTGTCCGAGCATTGCATTAAGGTATAA
- a CDS encoding oligosaccharide flippase family protein: protein MGKIKQILQAKDHPFWVIIQQFVTKVLTGVKFLIIARMLGPAEMGLVSIALVSLSIIELLTQLGVMEGIIQRKEDLNHQQKNALWTMMLARGVGISLVLLITAPYIAQLFGEGRATSLLLLAAGVPLATNAVSIKWYERMRHKDFRSTGILQLITIMLDLSLSVMLVVVLNSPIGVIAGQLIAQLFRCTASFVWFKDMPKLSRDMGSIADIRKYGKWIWANSISTLVLYQLDKVIASRFLGTTMLGLYQTSQKLSQMSISDASYALGQYFFPVLSKLNREDHSQLKVQFMQMLLLILSFSAVTSAYFYLNVEWLVELLLGKEWLDIAPLLGLMLVTASLAGVMNVAVVLLRAVGKPRIVTLTSYVQLAIYVPLAIVGVVYFQVYGLIAASLIGTLVTTLVLLVYSFMTLKAAPRKQDFKKTIFPIAVLLVFYALHVWAGGMGLLIASTLIYVALVITIAKSLKGAEPEKKQLALGA, encoded by the coding sequence ATGGGCAAAATAAAGCAAATCTTGCAAGCGAAGGACCATCCGTTCTGGGTCATTATCCAGCAGTTTGTGACGAAGGTGCTGACGGGCGTCAAGTTTCTCATTATTGCCCGCATGCTCGGTCCGGCTGAGATGGGTTTGGTCAGCATTGCGCTCGTGAGCCTTTCGATTATTGAGCTGCTCACGCAGCTTGGCGTCATGGAAGGGATCATTCAGAGGAAAGAAGACTTGAACCATCAGCAGAAAAATGCGCTTTGGACGATGATGCTGGCAAGAGGCGTAGGCATCAGCCTCGTACTGCTCATAACCGCGCCTTATATTGCGCAGTTGTTCGGCGAGGGGCGTGCGACGTCCTTGCTGCTGCTGGCAGCGGGCGTTCCGCTCGCAACCAATGCAGTCAGCATTAAATGGTATGAGCGAATGCGCCATAAGGATTTTCGCTCGACGGGCATTTTGCAGCTGATTACGATTATGCTGGATTTAAGCTTATCCGTCATGCTCGTCGTTGTGCTGAATTCGCCAATTGGCGTCATCGCCGGCCAGCTTATCGCCCAGTTGTTCCGCTGTACGGCTTCCTTCGTCTGGTTCAAGGATATGCCGAAGCTGAGCCGCGATATGGGCAGCATCGCCGATATACGCAAATACGGCAAATGGATTTGGGCAAACAGCATTTCGACGCTTGTTCTCTACCAATTGGATAAGGTTATTGCCTCCCGCTTTCTGGGAACGACGATGCTCGGTCTATACCAGACGTCGCAGAAGCTCAGCCAAATGAGCATCAGCGATGCGTCTTATGCGCTAGGGCAATATTTTTTTCCGGTGCTTTCCAAGCTTAATCGGGAGGATCATAGCCAGCTAAAGGTGCAGTTTATGCAAATGCTGCTGCTTATCCTATCTTTTTCGGCTGTAACCTCTGCGTATTTTTATTTGAATGTAGAATGGCTCGTCGAGCTGCTGCTTGGTAAGGAGTGGCTGGATATCGCTCCGCTGCTGGGGCTTATGCTTGTAACGGCCAGTCTTGCAGGCGTCATGAATGTTGCCGTTGTTCTCCTTCGCGCAGTAGGCAAGCCGAGGATTGTTACCTTAACCTCATATGTACAGCTGGCCATTTATGTGCCGCTGGCGATTGTTGGCGTCGTTTATTTTCAAGTGTATGGACTAATTGCTGCGAGTTTGATTGGTACGCTGGTTACGACGCTGGTGCTGCTGGTTTATTCCTTTATGACGCTGAAAGCGGCGCCGCGCAAGCAAGATTTCAAAAAAACGATCTTTCCCATTGCTGTGCTGCTTGTATTTTATGCCCTGCATGTATGGGCAGGGGGAATGGGCCTATTAATTGCTTCAACGCTCATTTATGTTGCGCTTGTTATTACGATCGCCAAGAGTCTCAAAGGCGCTGAGCCGGAGAAAAAACAGCTTGCTTTAGGCGCTTAA